The Biomphalaria glabrata chromosome 7, xgBioGlab47.1, whole genome shotgun sequence region ATTTACTGGAAAATAAATACTTATTTTCGGCATATTCATACATATTCATCGCTTCATTCTAAACACATACAAGAGTTTGTTTATCAGCTTGTCACTTTGCGACATTTAATGGTCATATCCTCTACTGGGTAGAAATTCCATTCGCGGCTTAAGAACATGTAACAATagagaaatgttataggaataaTGTAACGAACAAGTcaaggtcaggtacccattgatTTAAAGATGGGCTCAGGATCTCAAAACGCTAAGTCAATAGCCTTATCGCTCTTACTGCTTAACCACAATGTTTTGGACGGGCCTGTAGGATGTACTCAAAGTTATATTAGAAATAGTACACACCTTGACCTACTGAAATCTTTTCGTGCACCAAGGTCATGCCCAAGGCACTTTGGTCCTTTTCTGGCGTTAATCCAAGGAGTATTCCCGCACCTACAACCGCACCAATCAGCTGAAAAAtgaaacacttagtgaggtgATTAACAGAAGGTTAAATAGTTGGCACCTTAAGACTTGCAAATAAAGAGATATGAGTCCAACTATTTGTGATAGAAATCAATATAAACGAATAGGAAGATGAAATGGTCAACACCACaggttacaaaataaattacacgTCGACGTTTGGTTTGATACGATTCGCAGAACCACTAACACAATCATCAACACAACCAACAACACAACCATCCATGATCTGTTAATCCTACATACTACcacaaattaactctttctctccgtaattaattttccacgttttggaaggaattcttcattttgctaattactatttcactaccttggtatgattgggcttcaatatcTTTGttctttgttatcagaaaatgttgtatttagtatagaattaaagTGAAATGCATGCACTTTTTATATacttcaaagtcaagtttaaaaaattaaacttgaatttaatttaatgaggtcaaaatcaacgattgtatcgtcgattaggagagaaagagttaaattaaaaACTTGAATCTAATTGCCCTGTGAATGTTTCAGCTCACAACTATCTCTTCGGGGCCGGATTTACAACAGTGTAAGACTGTGTAGACGCCTAGGGCCTCACAAAGAAAGGGAGctcaacattttcaaaatatacaaacataatgtccatattaaaataagaaaataagggACTTGATATTCAGTGTACAAGTTCATCTACTCCATTCCTGACGTCACAAAGACGTCGTGCTTTtggatttattaatatttttagataCAATTATATGTTGATAAAGGAAGCGACCTCCACAAAATTCCTGCCCAGTACCTccacttacaaaaaaaataaaaaacatcatTGTATCTCTTTGAAGACAACGACATCCAACCAAATCCTTAACAACGCCAGGTCATTTAGTAACATTTGCCACCACGTAAGCAAATGTAATGTTATTAATGTAATAAAGGATAAATTTAACAAGGTCACTCTGACATTAATCTCAAACCAGAAAGACGGGTTGAAGTACTCGACAGTTATTTACTTCTTCGCCTGAAAGTTAATTGAGTTTTGACCCAAGATTTGcataatataaatgtatacaaCAAACTTTAATGGCCGAATGTGTACACTGAGATAAAAGGTAGATTGTCCAGAAAATGTCAGTATATTAACAACAATTATAAATAGACTAGATGTCAAGGAAATAGAGTGTTGCAATGACCACTAGAGGTAGCGATCAGATGTATCAATAACTGCtgctataggcctattattagaGGACTATGGGATATTGAAAAAAAGGGATGGTTAAACAAATAGGAATAGAATTCTgcgaaaagaaaagaaatccaAAGTTTGAACTACAAACTCTCATAGTTTTGACATGATAATGTCTACAATTTCTTGTCTCTGATTCACCTGGAGATCAATATTCTaaataactcttttaaaaaTGGTGGCCAAAGGCATGCGGAGAGGAGGGCAGTCATCCATAAACAGGAAACTGCTAAAACGAGGCACGCCCCAAGGAAAACACAGGCATGGAGAATCAATGGTGTCCTAGCTTCCTGTACGTGTGACACGTGGACTTCGATGACGTGTGCTATAgccgagtgtgtgtgtgtgtgtgtgtgtgtgtgtttgtatgtgtgttttgtaTTGTTTTGGTGAGCTTTCTAAATGTTAGGTTAGGGGCCTGCTGAAAACGAGTTTGGCCTTTCTCTTCTATATGGAACTTTGTTACTAGTTACTACATTTCTGGgcaaacataaaaagaaaacaattataataacaaatagTCGTTGTTTTTGAAAGCTTCTATGAAGTTTAGAAAATGCATGCACTGGTTGCCTCGCAACAAAAcatcccccccccaccaccaccacttTCCCACATTAGTTCAACCAAACTTACTCATTAGAGAAGTACAGTCAGATAGGAAGAGGAGGGTTTAGAGCCGGGTTTAGAGACTCAGAGTACAGTCAGATAGGAGGAGGGTTTAGAGCCGGGTTCTGTGACGAGACCAATCATCCTGTCCGTAATGTTTTAAAACGAGTGTGGATAAAACACAAATTTACAATTATTGATCTCCTGTATCCAttataatgacgtaatataatGGCATAATTTTCTGACATAATATAAGGCATGATAATATACAAGCACAGCTAAGGTCATGATAATACACTAACACAGCTTAAGTCATGatcatatgcaaacaaagctAAGGTCATGatcatatgcaaacaaagctAAGGTCATGATCATATGCAAACACAGCTAAGGTCATGATAATATACCAACATCGCTAAGGTCATTGTTGGTGTGCTTCTTATAGGTATCGGACATCCTAAAGTTTCAAGCATTGctatctctagggcagatggtgttaaggtcatctgtttccatgGCTAACCGTGAACGAGCAAAGTCGTACCTAACATCCTACCCTATAACTTCCGCAAGGTATGACTCAATCAGGATTTAATCTTCTAACCAGACAACCAAGCAATGGTGCAAGGGTTTAAAGACATGTCCCTAGTTTGAGCTGGAAGTCAGTGGAGAATGTAACACGCATACGGGTATGAAGCAGAAAGTTGATGTTGAAGTTGTCATAGACACATGCGGACATAAACCATGAAAGATCTATTACTTCATCTCACGCACTTTACGGTATAACCATACTATCAGAGCGACGTCGTCAGCCCTATGTGACATTTACTTGGTGTAACAGCGGCACTTTTCATACATCTACATATATTAGgagttatttgttttgttataatcAACTCTCATTGCTTTCGTACGTAATACTTGATTCAACGTACTTAATGCAGTCAATGGTAGAAAGTTTATATCATATttactcactctctctgtctgtctgtctggatggAATCTTTTAAACGTTATTTCCCCCATTTCCGagtctcggatgaagttgaaactttgcacaatttatTCCTTGTCAATGACAACATGCGAGTCAATGTTTTAGAAACATCACTGTAATTGTGGGGTTATTTTCCTTATAtcagatttgttgttttttattaattttttgttttgtttttcttgttttcaagTAGAAATGTTCAAATTCAGCTCGAGGAACGCATCGACCCAAGCTTCGGGGCTATCCGGCCCAAGCTTCGGGGCTATCCGGCCCAAGCTTCGGGGCTATCTGGCCCAAGCTTCGGGGCTATCCGGCCCATCGAAAATTCTTAGCACGGTGTAGCAGTAGGCTACTACCGGACCATCGAAACTTCTCACAGTGTAGCAGTGCTATCGGAATTTCTTCACGGGTGTAGCAGTGCTATTCGACCCATTGAAACCTCTTTCCACAGCGTAGCAGTGCTACCCTGCCAATAGAGCCCTCTTCCCTCAGTGCATAATGAAGCATAATGAATCTCGTTGGGTATCACTGGTTTAAAGTAGAGGGGGGCGGGGAGGAGAGGAGTCACGGTTTTTTAACTCAACCAaatgaaacaacaaaacatCATAGTACTCGCCATCAGCGCAGAGAGTGGAAGGAATGGTTCGTTTTGAAAACAGCCATACATTAAgatctatgtaggcctactgtatgaCCTAACCTTAGGTTCGCTTAGTTGGTGTATTGAAAGCTCCGCCGCTGAACGTTGCACAGTTTATGTTTACAGACGGTACACCATGATTTGATCGGTATGAGTAAATGTaggctatgtgtgtgtgtgcatgtgtttatgtatgtatgttcgtTCATGTGTTTACGTTTTAGGGTGAGCGgtccgtgtgtgtgtttggaagATATCGGATGTTGTTAGATGTGACCGTCGCCTGCTATCGATCTGGCCTACATCTAAATCTGACTCTTAGATTGTTTTGGTCCCAGCTGGTAACGAGAGAGGATAATTGAGTGGGATAATGTGATGGGTCAATCCGAAGTGAACTATTcagaaataaaacattcaatAAAAACACTCAAAGGATGGATGGACGCATAAACAAATTTCAAGAGATTATTAGTAAATACTCCATTGCTTTAAGGTTGAACAGTTTATCAGTTAAAGATTCAATACTTTATTGGTTCAAGATTTATTAAACACTTTATTGGTTCAAGGTTTATTAAACACTTTATTGGTTAGCGATGTCTTAGTGTGTTTTCTAATGAATGATTGCCATTCATTATTTCAAGTTGAGATGTACATTCAGATCAAAGGATGTACTCAATGACAGACGTTAACACGCTCTCTGATTCTTTTACAAAGGAAGTTTTTCTGTTTTCTTAATCCGACTTAAACCTTTCAAGCTGTTGCTATAGCCGTCTGTTCAGTTTTAtttgggagggggagggggggaaatggggaaagaaaaaaagtgtgtgtgtgtgtgtgtgtcgcgAAAGAAAATCAAGTAATATGGTGACCATTTTTAAGGGCATGAGCTCCTTTTTGACTCACAAATGTTTCTATGGCATTAGCGTGATGACTCAAACTTCTTGCAACCTACGTCACACGGTGAGCTGTACAATAAATACTGAAGCCGAAACTAATAATTCACAGATGTCACGTCATAGCTTTAAATCAGACTTGAATATGAGTTCCAGGAACTATTGGAAGAATTAAtaactctctaaaaaaataagcatagTGTTTCGTTTAATACTCAGAATGTTCGaaatgttccttgaaggaaaaATGTTTGGGAAAGACTGATCTAGAAGGTAGACTATGTCTTTTGTTTAGGCAACCAATCGGTATAGTTTGTCTAAAATATAGACTATGTCTTTTGTTTAGGCAACCAATCGGTATCGTTTGTCTAAAATATAGACTATGTCTTTTGTTTAGGCAACCAATCGGTCTAGTTTGTCTAGAATGTAGACTATGTCTTTTGTTTAGGCAACCAATCGGTCTAGTTCGTCTAGAATGTAGACTATGTCTTGTTTAGGCAACCAATCGGTATAGTTTGTCTAAAATATAGACTATGTCTTTTGTTTAGGCAACCAATCGGTATCGTTTGTCTAAAATATAGACTATGTCTTTTGTTTAGGCAACCAATCGGTCTAGTTTGTCTAGAATGTAGACTATGTCTTTTGTTTAGGCAACCAATCGGTCTAGTTCGTCTAGAATGTAGACTATGTCTTGTTTAGGCAACCAATCGGTATCGTTTGTCTAAAATATAGACTATGTCTTTTGTTTAGGCAACCAATCGGTATAGTTTGTCTAGAATGTAGACTATGTCTTTTGTTTAGGCAACCAATCGGTCTAGTTTGTCTAGAATGTAGACTATGTCTTTTGTTTAGGTAACCAATCGGTCTAGTTTGTCTAAAATATAGACTATGTCTTGTTTAGGCTACCAATCGGTCTAGTTTGTCTAAAATATAGACTATGTCTTGTTTAGGCTACCAATCGGTCTAGTTTGTCTAAAATATAGACTATGTCTTGTTTAGGCTACCAATCGGTCTAGTTTGTCTAAAATATAGACTATGTCTTGTTTAGGTAACCAATCGGTCTAGTTTGTCTAAAATATCAACTATGTCTTGTTTAGGTAACCAATCGGTCTAGTTTGTCTAAAATATAGACTATGTCTTGTTTAGGCTACCAATCGGTCTAGTTTGTcaccaaaaaaaagtattaatctTGGTTTGGATGGTacggtttgtttgtttgtttgttttacttatttcggatgttccttcagagttgaagataattacttcctagtccaaacctcccgcaggacgacgggggatggaagcgggcagggtccgaacgacagtccagcgcgcaaaccgcacgaccaggcagccatccgactGTGTGTTGGTAGTGTCGTGTATTATTGCCTATAAAATTAGAGCTTAGAAATATCGGATTCTAAGTTACAAGATCTGGTTATATGCTACGTTTTACAATTCTGGTTCTATTAAATGTATAGATAGTTTATATTCCaatgggaatttttttttttttattttgggtcaAACTACTCTCCTTGTCAAGTACTTAAAGTACATGTTTGTAGAAGTGCAGAAATACTGACAAAAgactaaaataaatttagtaaaatacTGTCTTTGATCAAGTACCTCGTCTGGCTAACAAAGTTACAAGTTAGGTCGTCATGACCCTAACTATGCTGCAACTCTTCAGTTATCTAAACTAGCCTAAAGATGTCTTCAATTGTTAGTATCTTGAGTAATCTAGTATCTGGTTTGAAAAGGGCAGTAACTTAAGAATGCTAGAGAAACCAGGTGCGTAAGTTGTGCTCGGAGTTTTTGAATTCGGGTACGACATGTTAGGAAACGTGCTTGCTTCTTCActagaaacaatttttttctggTCCCAGACACAAGTGACCTCGAAAGTTCACGTTACAAATTCCCCCATTGCGTCTCTTTTTCATTCAACTGCCATTTGTTTTACACAGAGCATCTAGTACAAGACCAGAGTTTGATACTACTGCAGACAAGCCACTTTACaagaaaatttctcagtggacaTTAATAATGGGAATCTTTGAAAAGAATCTCAACCATTTCAGTGCCGCAGATCAGTTATTAGCTTcaaagtttgtgtttttatttaataattaagtTGCACATGTAACGAAGAAAAATATTTACGTTAATTTCTGTTAGAATaaaattgactaaaaaaaagatttttaggtTGAAATTTTCTTTAATTCTCTTTAGGATATGCTTTGTGAATAAAGTTCCAgcgggttttgttttttttataaaaatgttttgggcAGCGTTTAAtattttggaaaaagtattggtATTTTATTGTTTAGAGATGTGGAAACTCAAACTGCTGCAGGTGTCAAGTTAGCAGCAaattcatttaatttatttttatttgacttACAAAAAGTTCATGTAATTTAAACACTTTGTTGACTTGCGATTAATTCTATTACAATTGTTAATGTTTAAAGATCAGTTTCCATTTAAATTGTTATGGTATTTGTTACATTTCTATCAGTCATTTGATTCCATAGTCTCACCTGACCCAGCAACAGTGAAGAATGTAAGTCtctcttatctagatctatatcatatctCTACAAATGGCAAACATCTCACAATTAGCTGTCAGTGCCAAATATGCCAGTTTATAAAGTGACATTTCTTTGAATCTCCTTTCTCCCCCATTCCccatacaaaaaaatgttgtgtGAATAGACATTCCTTCCAATTTAGATCAAGACTACACCATTCCACATAGAATGTCGAGTTGAAGGCGTTTTAAATGGGATTAGAGTTTATAGTGATATGGGAGGTAGCCCCTGGAGGGGGGGGTAATAACATTTAGTGATAAGAAAAGTAGGAGGAGTCAATCAATGTCAGAAGTCTGTGACAAATAGAACTATTCAATTTATTTCAACATTTACAGATAAGATTGTCGCATGAAGTTCGTGTCTTTATCAAATCAAATACACACCATTCAGTTGCATTCATCCGCTATTCCGAAAGGGCACAATGCGAGATAACAGAATGGTGACACCCATGAGGTTAAGGTAAACACACATAGTAAGTCAAGGCGAGTAACTTTGTCCATAACTTGACCTACAATTACGTGATTTCTACCGTGATTGTTAGTCTCAGAGAGAAGGTCAAGCTCAGTATTTGATGATTGACCAGGTCTTGAAGTAAACTTGTGTGTGAGATGTTAGCCTTAATGCAGAAGTGTTTaaaatctatggggcagataatgttaagttaatctgtttctttggccaacggttaaagagcagggtgtcatgtggccagcacaacgactaaccacctttactttccccaacttaagtcaggtaccgattagagttgggtagacccAGAGATGCcctaagaatcccgaaattcaaaatcccagtcttcaccgagattcgaacccaggaccccaggttcggaagccaagcgtttaaccactcagccatcgcgcccccTACAGAAGTGTTTATGAATAAAACAAATGAGTACCACATCTACTAATAAAATGGAAACTTTATCTTCACAAACCTTTGCACACTTGATCTCCTCTGTTAGAATAGAAAGCTCACGGGCAGAGACACGGCGCTTGTTGAAGAGTAACGTTGAAAAGTTTAATGACGACAGCCGTAAATTTGAAGacaaatatttcatattttggAAAGCGCCATGTCCTTTTAATTTCCATGACGATTGTTTACTGTACAGAAACGTGTCATTCTAATCTTATTCAAACGTAAAGATTAAAAACTTTTCGATTTATGATTCTAGCGAGAGGACGAGCTAGCTCCATCTCATTGGAAATGTCTTTCTGTTTAAATCTTTCGTTAACTGCGCAACTTATCAACTTcccaaaatctttttttttttttctttctcagaGTTAGACATAGAGAACATTCACATCATTCTTTCACAAATtttcattgatttttgttttagatcATTTCTTTGACAAATTTGGTGCCTCCCCAATgcttgtgtttgtatgtatgtgtgtctgtgtgtgtgtgtgtctgcagGTCTCTATGAAATATGATAATTTCTCAGACAACTTTTTATTTGGACACCAGAGCAATGACCTACCACCAGTTCTAAGTAATATTCCCGACTTACTCCTTCTAACTAGTTTGAGCTCAAATGTaggcaaaaacaaacaaacaaacaaaaaagaagcaAAGTATAAAAACAACTAATACTGTGATAAGGAAGAGAATCGTCCATTgatgccatatatctcaatactggaAGTTGTGTCTCCTCTTTTCTTTATCAAACAATGAAGTAATtacaactaataataataaagcttgtcttcaagtccaaagattaatgaggaatgcagtatttcccgtggatatgcagtcccagctgtgacctacatatttcgccaCTCTCAGCAAAggtataaccattgtccgccggtggtcgatttagattttcttttcgctgtctacGTCTgccctcggcagcggattttcttttggtccaAACATGTCTCCAgaggcctttgtaagtgacctccaacCGTCTCTTTCTGAAGCCGCCTGCCACCAGCTGCTCTCCTCtgtgtcagttaaagcaagcttTGATGGTCTTTTGGGTTtctgtggggcacctctgttacgccgaccacctttcaccaaactaattgattaactaattgattattttttattgatttgttttttttttgtttttttttagaatggcatCAGATCAAGTCTTTCTGGCTTAGCGTTATAAATTTCCATCTATGgccaaaaaataaacaacaaaaaaaaactcaatattATTCTGGTTTCTACGTTATACATAATAAAGAAAGTTTTGAtaagttatatttttaaaaagtaaatagtaCTCTATAGCAATTTTTGGCACTGCACATTTTAGAACCTCTTCGGTTTatagatcaattttttttttgtttcattggcaacattgaagtttGATGTAGCGTCATTGACACTGTTGAGTAAATCGCAAAAATTCCCAACTACTTTATCAAAAACTACTTATTGTATCAGGCCTGGACGAGAAACTTTAGATTCACCTTTAGAGATAAATAGCCAGTCATATAGATTAACCTTTAATGTTGATGGAGTCGTCTGAACTTCTGAATGACATTGACCAAACCGATcattaaactatttttaaaaacatatttcagcttttaaaaattcatttttgttttaacctgTTTTATAACATGAAAAGTTGTTCCTGTTGCGTGCATCATTTAAAGATGGTATTACTATTACATGCACCCACATAACTATCTAGGCCTGGTAAAAATGAATTATATACTGCTAGCTCAAGACAAAGGCTCAGAAATTGTTGACACGTCAGATAAGATTATTGTAGTGGAGAATATCGCAGCATATCTTAAGACTTGGTCAAGTTCGAAGAGATAGTTACAGATgatgggaggggggagggggtattatATCTATAGCAAAGTGAAtccttctttatatatatatacgcatacacagaaacatacacacacatacatcaaACCCAATGATCAAGGGCTGATTCACTCAAGTAATCTCAGCAGGGCGGGGTAGGTTCGGATCTTTAATTGTGATGTCAATATATACCTCTAGCGGTTAAATCCGCGCTGATGTCTTTGacccacttctctctctctctctctctctctctcgcgcgcgcgcgcgcgcgcttTGTGTTCAAGTAAGGATTGTCACATGAAGAAGACTCTGCGTCAGTTCAATACACAAAGTACCATTATGAGAAGGCGCATAGGGGAACATCTCGCAAGTCTAAAGAAGCGCATCTCAATTGAGCGAGTGAGGAAGAGAATACGATGATATTTATAAAGCAATACCGAAGACATcgcaagaaaaaaaagggggtgggggcggTAATTCATATAAACATAGATAAACACAGACACGTACACACATAGAGCTCCCTCCTTCCTTTTACTTCCCAAGAGCGCCGCCGCTGGAACATTGAACAAGGACACATGTGCCGATGCCAAGTTGTCactaaagtattattattattagcgtAGGACGGCTGTCATTAGACTTTGTCACTAGAGTGTATCGGTGGAGAGTCAACAAAGGATGGAGGAGACAGAAAGCGTTTATCAAtcaacaaggggggggggggtacaaatggagaagaaaaaaaggggggaggctTTATCAATGGGATGCTATCTTTGTCTTAAGCAAGTTCAAGAAAGCAACTATGCAGCCTTATAGATTCGTCATCTATACAGACAAAGGGTATTGTGATTCAATTATAATTTACGGAGAATGATGAACAGCTTCGATTTAAATCGAATCGATTTCCTCATTGTGTATAGACAGAACTATGTTGGATTGGAGTAGAATTGAATCTGCTTAGTTAAATGTAAAGACTAGTTAAATGTACATTGCTAGACAATATTTCTACTACATCTTCAGTATACAATGCCAACCACATAATGATATTAAACATGGTGCTTACAGAAAACTCTTCTAAAGGAATAGGCTcattatgttttgtatttaatgCTGTCTAAATAGTCTACTCTATACTCTACTCATTTTCTAACTTATctcttctctccatctctctcttcttcATTCGCTCTCTCGATCTCTTTCTTGCTCTCTTTCTGGCTATTTCTCTCTATTACGTTagctatctttctctttctctccctttttttctctctctttctattgtatctatgtatcttttCTACAAAGGGTATCTTTCACTCtccctttctctatctttctcccattttttttatctccttctctctttttctcccccattttctctctctctctctctctctaagtaTCTTTCTAtgtatctttttctctctctttctccctaaAATGTTTTCAACGTTGAGCACAAGTATAAGTGTGATGCCACATGACATTGAGATAGacagagtaagagagaaaaacaTGAAAGCGTGTAGTGTTTAGATGAAGTTTGACTGACCTGGAATAAAACGAAAAACACTGCCTTAGCCAGGCTGATCTTTCTGGCAGCCAACATAGCCATAGTGACCGCTGGATTGATGTGCCCTCCAGAGACGTGGGCGATGCTCCACACAATGGTCGCCACGCTAAGTCCGAAACACAGTGCAATCTGGACGACGTTGGAGGTCGTGTTTGCCGCCCCTCGAAGATTGATACAAGAGCCGCATCCGACGAGGGTGAGCAGGAGCGTTCCCACGAACTCGGCGACGATGCCCTTCCAGAGGCGGAGGCTGGAGATATCCTCCATGCTTGTCGCTGTTTTCTGCTGCTTGCCGGAGTCTGGCATGGCGCTGGAGTCTTTGGGTGATGTGACCTTGACCAGTTGGAGCCTGGGCTCAAGTTCGGGGTCGAATTCTGCAAGTCTAGGCTTGCGGTGGCCTGCTTCCCCGCCCGCCGGATGCCTCCTGCTTCCGGGCTCTCTTTCGGAAAGGTTATCCCTGGATGATGAGGCCGTCGGATGCAAAGAGGCTGTAGATACTCCTGATGCGATAGAAGGCAGTGAAGACGGTCTGACAGCAGGTTCCTGGACGTCGCTGTTAGGTGAGGACGGGGAGATTAAAGCAGCTGTGACTGTAACCTCTCTAGTCGACATTAATACAACgcgacacaaacacacacacactcaaaaaaTGAAACCCTCTACCAATCAGCAAGTAGGACGCAGCTAGTATATTTCGTTACAAAGGCCAGGTTGGTGTTAGATAAATCATGCAGTGAAGGGGGAGTAGTTTCAACTTTGAACCTGGGCCTGAAATTTCAACGTAAAACCTGGGTGTCGAGAAACGTCACTCCACAAGTTTCTGTTATCTCAACAATGGAgtcagaagattttttttttggtcaatacTAGAGTATGtaaaagaaaagacaaaacGCTTCTTGCTTTGATAACATGCGATGTTATTTGACTTATTATCAGCAAGAAGTATTAAAAAGCACTTGACTTTAGCAAGCAATTGTTAGAAGAATTGTAAAGCTGGTGAATGATACTGAGAACTAGACCATAATATTTGTCTATTAGTATGAGCAGCGTTGTATTAGAAAGCAAACTAGTAAGCTTATAGAGTCTAGGTGTACCTTTAAACACACTACTTCATTTGATCTCCACAACAATGTGCTGATCATCAGAAAATCTGCCAAC contains the following coding sequences:
- the LOC106073175 gene encoding aquaporin-4-like isoform X2, which encodes MSTREVTVTAALISPSSPNSDVQEPAVRPSSLPSIASGVSTASLHPTASSSRDNLSEREPGSRRHPAGGEAGHRKPRLAEFDPELEPRLQLVKVTSPKDSSAMPDSGKQQKTATSMEDISSLRLWKGIVAEFVGTLLLTLVGCGSCINLRGAANTTSNVVQIALCFGLSVATIVWSIAHVSGGHINPAVTMAMLAARKISLAKAVFFVLFQLIGAVVGAGILLGLTPEKDQSALGMTLVHEKISVGQAVGVELFITFVLVFTVFASCDNKRKDLNGSAPLAIGLSVTMCHLWAIDYTGSSMNTARSFGPALVMGTWDNHWVYWVGPIIGGALAAALYEYSPLLYYKCLLGRTNFRRGGGGRSLRAPLCSERESGQGEGVSSV
- the LOC106073175 gene encoding aquaporin-4-like isoform X1, whose translation is MSTREVTVTAALISPSSPNSDVQEPAVRPSSLPSIASGVSTASLHPTASSSRDNLSEREPGSRRHPAGGEAGHRKPRLAEFDPELEPRLQLVKVTSPKDSSAMPDSGKQQKTATSMEDISSLRLWKGIVAEFVGTLLLTLVGCGSCINLRGAANTTSNVVQIALCFGLSVATIVWSIAHVSGGHINPAVTMAMLAARKISLAKAVFFVLFQLIGAVVGAGILLGLTPEKDQSALGMTLVHEKISVGQAVGVELFITFVLVFTVFASCDNKRKDLNGSAPLAIGLSVTMCHLWAIDYTGSSMNTARSFGPALVMGTWDNHWVYWVGPILGGVGAGVLYEHLFAVNASLDKAKACLLSSDYDDAKYKAKKYKVRVIEEDPNEEELAETETMTEKGKKFGSTSNV